From Syngnathoides biaculeatus isolate LvHL_M chromosome 19, ASM1980259v1, whole genome shotgun sequence, a single genomic window includes:
- the LOC133492395 gene encoding 5'-AMP-activated protein kinase subunit gamma-2-like isoform X1 has translation MSFPTGAKDDVRKGETNGSSNFFRVRAKATPTPGKSSAESPPTTRRSSFSGMFRAACRESNQQTSTSVKFFSRNKRSKTRTLSLSCAAPSAPPPGPGRAAAFRLETYAAEPRRLRSFSAPPDARHLTPLAPPFRLGGQEGNDDGGGPQRRRRVDDGACADSERDVYTRFMKSHKCYDIVPTSSKLVVFDTTLQVKKAFFALVANGVRAAPLWETKKQSFVGMLTITDFINILTRYYKSPMVQIYELEEHKIETWREVYLQETFKPLVRISPDASIFDAVRSLIRNKIHRLPVIDPSTGNALYILTHKRILKFLQLFLCEMPKPAFMKKTLEEAGVGTYADIAFIHPDTPLIAALSVFRRRRVSALPVVNHHGQVVDIYSKFDVIVSTAAEPPSAAGAHRLRFVPQNLAAEKTYDDLDVTVTQALRHRSQHFEGVMKCNKMETLETIVDRIVKAEVHRLVAVDRQSRIVGIVSLSDILQALVLSPDGALRDGRSLQTPSEDDPEHDRDQSQDLNTDQEQKWDRDNSRGQKTDRDRKHNQNQDQDQDRSQGQENDNQHNQDHDSNKEQNQDQDRDQKIDKDEKDRDRGQEHNQEHNYYNKQDQDHSQDQNTDDQDQQHRQDRDQHRDQDQEDDNEHN, from the exons ATGTCTTTCCCGACCGGAGCCAAGGACGACGTCAGGAAG GGGGAGACAAACGGCAGCAGCAACTTCTTCAGGGTGAGAGCGAAAGCCACGCCCACTCCTGGCAAAAGCAGCGCGGAATCCCCGCCCACCACACGGAG ATCGAGCTTCAGTGGGATGTTCAGGGCTGCCTGCAGGGAATCGAACCAGCAAACGTCTACCTCCGTCAAATTCTTCTCACGCAACAAAAGGAGTAAAACCAGAA CGCTCAGCCTGTCATGCGCGGCCCCCTCCGCGCCCCCTCCGGGCCCCGGGAGGGCAGCCGCCTTCCGCCTGGAGACGTACGCCGCGGAGCCCAGACGTCTGCGATCTTTCTCGGCACCCCCGGACGCCCGTCACCTGACGCCTTTAGCCCCGCCGTTTCGTCTCGGCGGACAG GAGGGGAACGACGACGGGGGAGGCCCTCAGCGGCGGCGCCGTGTGGACGACGGCG CGTGTGCGGACTCCGAGAGGGACGTCTACACGCGCTTCATGAAGTCGCACAAGTGTTACGACATCGTGCCCACCAGCTCCAAGCTGGTCGTCTTTGACACCACGCTGCAG GTGAAGAAAGCCTTCTTCGCTCTGGTCGCTAACGGAGTCCGGGCGGCTCCTCTGTGGGAAACCAAGAAACAAAGTTTTGTTG GAATGTTGACCATCACCGACTTCATCAACATCTTGACCAGATACTACAAGTCCCCCATG GTTCAGATTTACGAGCTGGAGGAACACAAGATCGAGACGTGGAGAG AAGTTTACCTGCAGGAGACCTTCAAGCCTCTCGTCCGCATCTCGCCGGACGCCAG CATCTTCGACGCGGTGCGGTCGCTCATCCGGAACAAGATCCACCGTCTTCCCGTCATCGACCCCTCCACTGGCAACGCGCTTTACATCCTGACGCACAAACGCATCCTGAAGTTCTTGCAGCTCTTT CTGTGCGAGATGCCCAAACCCGCCTTCATGAAGAAGACGCTGGAGGAAGCGGGCGTGGGCACGTACGCCGACATCGCCTTCATCCACCCGGACACGCCCCTCATCGCCGCACTGTCCGTCTTCAGGCGTCGCCGCGTCTCCGCCCTGCCCGTCGTCAATCACCATG GCCAAGTGGTGGACATCTACTCCAAGTTCGACGTCATCGTGAGTACAGCCGCCGAACCTCCTTCGGCCGCGGGCGCTCACCGTTTGCGGTTTGTTCCTCAGAACTTGGCGGCGGAGAAAACCTACGACGACCTGGACGTGACGGTCACGCAGGCGCTCCGGCACCGCTCCCAGCACTTCGAGGGAGTCATGAAGTGCAACAAGATGGAGACGCTCGAGACCATCGTGGACCGCATCGTCAAGGCCGAG GTTCACAGGTTGGTGGCGGTGGACCGCCAGTCTCGTATCGTGGGCATCGTGTCCTTGTCGGACATCCTTCAAGCGCTCGTCTTGAGTCCTGATG GGGCGCTCAGGGACGGCCGCTCTCTTCAGACTCCGTCGGAGGACGATCCGGAACACGACCGGGACCAGAGTCAGGATCTGAACACTGATCAGGAACAAAAGTGGGACCGGGACAACAGTCGTGGTCAGAAGACTGATCGGGACCGGAAACATAACCAGAACcaggaccaggaccaggacCGCAGCCAAGGCCAGGAGAACGACAACCAACACAACCAGGACCATGACAGCAATAAGGAACAAAACCAGGATCAGGATCGTGACCAGAAAATTGACAAGGACGAAAAGGACCGAGACCGCGGTCAGGAACACAACCAAGAACATAATTACTACAACAAACAGGACCAGGACCACAGTCAGGATCAGAACACTGATGATCAGGACCAGCAACACAGGCAGGACCGTGATCAGCATCGAGACCAGGACCAGGAGGACGACAACGAACACAACTAG
- the LOC133492395 gene encoding 5'-AMP-activated protein kinase subunit gamma-2-like isoform X2, with amino-acid sequence MSFPTGAKDDVRKGETNGSSNFFRVRAKATPTPGKSSAESPPTTRRSSFSGMFRAACRESNQQTSTSVKFFSRNKRSKTRTLSLSCAAPSAPPPGPGRAAAFRLETYAAEPRRLRSFSAPPDARHLTPLAPPFRLGGQEGNDDGGGPQRRRRVDDGACADSERDVYTRFMKSHKCYDIVPTSSKLVVFDTTLQVKKAFFALVANGVRAAPLWETKKQSFVGMLTITDFINILTRYYKSPMVQIYELEEHKIETWREVYLQETFKPLVRISPDASIFDAVRSLIRNKIHRLPVIDPSTGNALYILTHKRILKFLQLFLCEMPKPAFMKKTLEEAGVGTYADIAFIHPDTPLIAALSVFRRRRVSALPVVNHHGQVVDIYSKFDVINLAAEKTYDDLDVTVTQALRHRSQHFEGVMKCNKMETLETIVDRIVKAEVHRLVAVDRQSRIVGIVSLSDILQALVLSPDGALRDGRSLQTPSEDDPEHDRDQSQDLNTDQEQKWDRDNSRGQKTDRDRKHNQNQDQDQDRSQGQENDNQHNQDHDSNKEQNQDQDRDQKIDKDEKDRDRGQEHNQEHNYYNKQDQDHSQDQNTDDQDQQHRQDRDQHRDQDQEDDNEHN; translated from the exons ATGTCTTTCCCGACCGGAGCCAAGGACGACGTCAGGAAG GGGGAGACAAACGGCAGCAGCAACTTCTTCAGGGTGAGAGCGAAAGCCACGCCCACTCCTGGCAAAAGCAGCGCGGAATCCCCGCCCACCACACGGAG ATCGAGCTTCAGTGGGATGTTCAGGGCTGCCTGCAGGGAATCGAACCAGCAAACGTCTACCTCCGTCAAATTCTTCTCACGCAACAAAAGGAGTAAAACCAGAA CGCTCAGCCTGTCATGCGCGGCCCCCTCCGCGCCCCCTCCGGGCCCCGGGAGGGCAGCCGCCTTCCGCCTGGAGACGTACGCCGCGGAGCCCAGACGTCTGCGATCTTTCTCGGCACCCCCGGACGCCCGTCACCTGACGCCTTTAGCCCCGCCGTTTCGTCTCGGCGGACAG GAGGGGAACGACGACGGGGGAGGCCCTCAGCGGCGGCGCCGTGTGGACGACGGCG CGTGTGCGGACTCCGAGAGGGACGTCTACACGCGCTTCATGAAGTCGCACAAGTGTTACGACATCGTGCCCACCAGCTCCAAGCTGGTCGTCTTTGACACCACGCTGCAG GTGAAGAAAGCCTTCTTCGCTCTGGTCGCTAACGGAGTCCGGGCGGCTCCTCTGTGGGAAACCAAGAAACAAAGTTTTGTTG GAATGTTGACCATCACCGACTTCATCAACATCTTGACCAGATACTACAAGTCCCCCATG GTTCAGATTTACGAGCTGGAGGAACACAAGATCGAGACGTGGAGAG AAGTTTACCTGCAGGAGACCTTCAAGCCTCTCGTCCGCATCTCGCCGGACGCCAG CATCTTCGACGCGGTGCGGTCGCTCATCCGGAACAAGATCCACCGTCTTCCCGTCATCGACCCCTCCACTGGCAACGCGCTTTACATCCTGACGCACAAACGCATCCTGAAGTTCTTGCAGCTCTTT CTGTGCGAGATGCCCAAACCCGCCTTCATGAAGAAGACGCTGGAGGAAGCGGGCGTGGGCACGTACGCCGACATCGCCTTCATCCACCCGGACACGCCCCTCATCGCCGCACTGTCCGTCTTCAGGCGTCGCCGCGTCTCCGCCCTGCCCGTCGTCAATCACCATG GCCAAGTGGTGGACATCTACTCCAAGTTCGACGTCATC AACTTGGCGGCGGAGAAAACCTACGACGACCTGGACGTGACGGTCACGCAGGCGCTCCGGCACCGCTCCCAGCACTTCGAGGGAGTCATGAAGTGCAACAAGATGGAGACGCTCGAGACCATCGTGGACCGCATCGTCAAGGCCGAG GTTCACAGGTTGGTGGCGGTGGACCGCCAGTCTCGTATCGTGGGCATCGTGTCCTTGTCGGACATCCTTCAAGCGCTCGTCTTGAGTCCTGATG GGGCGCTCAGGGACGGCCGCTCTCTTCAGACTCCGTCGGAGGACGATCCGGAACACGACCGGGACCAGAGTCAGGATCTGAACACTGATCAGGAACAAAAGTGGGACCGGGACAACAGTCGTGGTCAGAAGACTGATCGGGACCGGAAACATAACCAGAACcaggaccaggaccaggacCGCAGCCAAGGCCAGGAGAACGACAACCAACACAACCAGGACCATGACAGCAATAAGGAACAAAACCAGGATCAGGATCGTGACCAGAAAATTGACAAGGACGAAAAGGACCGAGACCGCGGTCAGGAACACAACCAAGAACATAATTACTACAACAAACAGGACCAGGACCACAGTCAGGATCAGAACACTGATGATCAGGACCAGCAACACAGGCAGGACCGTGATCAGCATCGAGACCAGGACCAGGAGGACGACAACGAACACAACTAG
- the LOC133492395 gene encoding uncharacterized protein LOC133492395 isoform X3, whose translation MSFPTGAKDDVRKGETNGSSNFFRVRAKATPTPGKSSAESPPTTRRSSFSGMFRAACRESNQQTSTSVKFFSRNKRSKTRTLSLSCAAPSAPPPGPGRAAAFRLETYAAEPRRLRSFSAPPDARHLTPLAPPFRLGGQEGNDDGGGPQRRRRVDDGACADSERDVYTRFMKSHKCYDIVPTSSKLVVFDTTLQVTVPGSPDAVDLSRLSRVIAKAAFCRGLPDRPVAISPTSETAHATDGHFCRRNVDHHRLHQHLDQILQVPHGSDLRAGGTQDRDVERSLPAGDLQASRPHLAGRQHLRRGAVAHPEQDPPSSRHRPLHWQRALHPDAQTHPEVLAALSVRDAQTRLHEEDAGGSGRGHVRRHRLHPPGHAPHRRTVRLQASPRLRPARRQSPWPSGGHLLQVRRHREYSRRTSFGRGRSPFAVCSSELGGGENLRRPGRDGHAGAPAPLPALRGSHEVQQDGDARDHRGPHRQGRGSQVGGGGPPVSYRGHRVLVGHPSSARLES comes from the exons ATGTCTTTCCCGACCGGAGCCAAGGACGACGTCAGGAAG GGGGAGACAAACGGCAGCAGCAACTTCTTCAGGGTGAGAGCGAAAGCCACGCCCACTCCTGGCAAAAGCAGCGCGGAATCCCCGCCCACCACACGGAG ATCGAGCTTCAGTGGGATGTTCAGGGCTGCCTGCAGGGAATCGAACCAGCAAACGTCTACCTCCGTCAAATTCTTCTCACGCAACAAAAGGAGTAAAACCAGAA CGCTCAGCCTGTCATGCGCGGCCCCCTCCGCGCCCCCTCCGGGCCCCGGGAGGGCAGCCGCCTTCCGCCTGGAGACGTACGCCGCGGAGCCCAGACGTCTGCGATCTTTCTCGGCACCCCCGGACGCCCGTCACCTGACGCCTTTAGCCCCGCCGTTTCGTCTCGGCGGACAG GAGGGGAACGACGACGGGGGAGGCCCTCAGCGGCGGCGCCGTGTGGACGACGGCG CGTGTGCGGACTCCGAGAGGGACGTCTACACGCGCTTCATGAAGTCGCACAAGTGTTACGACATCGTGCCCACCAGCTCCAAGCTGGTCGTCTTTGACACCACGCTGCAGGTGACGGTCCCGGGGTCGCCCGACGCCGTCGACCTGTCGAGGTTGTCTCGGGTCATCGCCAAAGCGGCTTTTTGTCGCGGGCTGCCGGACCGACCGGTGGCCATATCGCCCACGTCAGAAACGGCCCACGCGACTGACGGGCATTTCTGCCGCAG GAATGTTGACCATCACCGACTTCATCAACATCTTGACCAGATACTACAAGTCCCCCATG GTTCAGATTTACGAGCTGGAGGAACACAAGATCGAGACGTGGAGAG AAGTTTACCTGCAGGAGACCTTCAAGCCTCTCGTCCGCATCTCGCCGGACGCCAG CATCTTCGACGCGGTGCGGTCGCTCATCCGGAACAAGATCCACCGTCTTCCCGTCATCGACCCCTCCACTGGCAACGCGCTTTACATCCTGACGCACAAACGCATCCTGAAGTTCTTGCAGCTCTTT CTGTGCGAGATGCCCAAACCCGCCTTCATGAAGAAGACGCTGGAGGAAGCGGGCGTGGGCACGTACGCCGACATCGCCTTCATCCACCCGGACACGCCCCTCATCGCCGCACTGTCCGTCTTCAGGCGTCGCCGCGTCTCCGCCCTGCCCGTCGTCAATCACCATG GCCAAGTGGTGGACATCTACTCCAAGTTCGACGTCATCGTGAGTACAGCCGCCGAACCTCCTTCGGCCGCGGGCGCTCACCGTTTGCGGTTTGTTCCTCAGAACTTGGCGGCGGAGAAAACCTACGACGACCTGGACGTGACGGTCACGCAGGCGCTCCGGCACCGCTCCCAGCACTTCGAGGGAGTCATGAAGTGCAACAAGATGGAGACGCTCGAGACCATCGTGGACCGCATCGTCAAGGCCGAG GTTCACAGGTTGGTGGCGGTGGACCGCCAGTCTCGTATCGTGGGCATCGTGTCCTTGTCGGACATCCTTCAAGCGCTCGTCTTGAGTCCTGA
- the LOC133492397 gene encoding zinc finger protein ZFP2-like: protein MNRNRSERASSPLDTEDGRENMCKGGAVAAPPEGGDELHVLVVRWREVGCQWEAPAGATSEVGCQSDVAESRDVAVQADVLTRRLCWRRTGASGASARRPALRAGSEMLRNAAKMEAASPSPPLSVTRPQRVRRPPRWREDLQTTTTASSEPPSGGPEADRQACASTEEEEEEEEEETTTTTTAAAAEGGAAAENLVCDVCGQVMKNKSSLARHSFIHTGQKPFACPLCDLRFNRRDNLSHHVSRLHPGGVARRERRRPAQTWLCDVCGKTFRCRSALKTHEVIHLGVKPHRCDLCPKAYMRTNDLEHHKTTVHGDGDGEDDARRRSGSLLCHFCGKELKFRSQLAAHLQTHTDERPHLCDVCGRKFCRRYQLERHKLLLHADGAPSSAAADGSLSCNVCGKRLKTEALLAAHSRVHSGDKPFRCGLCLRRFVRLACLRQHHARVHLKEGGRAAAAVRAASPRAPKAFPCATCGKVFKFQSLLNNHAAVHSDERPHACDFCPRRFRRLGHLKRHRRVVHRDGARLPQTFVCHICGKDKKCRSQLARHVIIHTGERPFACDLCAARFNRLGNLRQHRKRVHGVDRPPEDGEPPPPPLFQDLDLDVDLAFKREEVVAVPAGDP, encoded by the exons ATGAACCGCAACCGATCGGAGCGAGCTTCCTCCCCTTTAGATACCGAAGATGGAAGAGAAAATATGTGCAAAG GCGGTGCCGTGGCGGCGCCCCCTGAAGGAGGAGATGAGCTGCACGTCTTGGTGGTGAGGTGGCGCGAAGTGGGCTGCCAATGGGAGGCGCCGGCGGGCGCGACCAGCGAGGTCGGCTGTCAGAGCGACGTCGCGGAAAGTCGAGACGTCGCCGTGCAGGCGGACGTGCTGACTCGGCGCTTGTGCTGGCGACGCACAG GCGCGTCGGGGGCATCGGCTCGCCGTCCGGCGCTGCGAGCCGGAAGCGAAATGTTGAGAAACGCTGCCAAAATGGAGGCGGCTTCCCCCTCGCCACCGCTGTCTGTTACGCGGCCGCAGAGGGTTCGACGTCCTCCCAGGTGGCGAGAAGACCTgcagacgacgacgacggcgtcgTCCGAACCTCCGTCTGGAGGGCCGGAGGCGGACCGGCAGGCGTGCGCCtcgacggaggaggaggaggaggaggaggaggaggagacgacgacgacgacgacggcggcggcggcggagggag GTGCGGCGGCGGAGAACCTCGTGTGCGACGTCTGCGGTCAGGTCATGAAGAACAAGTCGAGCCTGGCCCGCCACTCCTTCATCCACACGGGCCAGAAACCCTTCGCGTGCCCTCTGTGTGACCTTCGCTTCAACCGCCGCGACAACCTCAGCCATCACGTCAGCCGCCTGCACCCGGGGGGCGTGGCCCGGCGCGAGCGGCGGCGCCCGGCCCAGACGTGGCTCTGCGACGTCTGCGGCAAAACCTTCAGGTGCAGGTCGGCGCTCAAGACTCACGAGGTCATCCACCTGGGGGTCAAACCCCACCGCTGCGACCTTTGCCCTAAGGCCTACATGCGCACCAACGACCTGGAGCACCACAAGACCACGGTGCACGGCGACGGCGACGGGGAAGACGACGCCCGGCGCCGCTCGGGCTCCCTGTTGTGTCACTTCTGCGGCAAAGAGCTGAAGTTCCGCTCGCAGCTCGCGGCGCACCTCCAGACGCACACGGATGAGCGGCCGCACCTCTGCGACGTCTGCGGGCGCAAGTTCTGCCGTCGCTACCAACTGGAGCGCCACAAGCTCCTGCTGCACGCCGACGGCGccccctcctccgccgccgccgacggcTCGCTCTCGTGCAACGTGTGCGGCAAGCGTCTGAAGACCGAGGCGCTCCTCGCCGCCCACTCGCGCGTGCATTCGGGTGACAAGCCCTTCCGTTGCGGATTGTGCCTACGCCGCTTTGTGCGCCTCGCCTGCCTCAGGCAGCATCACGCCCGCGTTCACCTCAAGGAGGGCggcagggcggcggcggcggtgcgcGCCGCTAGCCCGCGCGCCCCCAAGGCCTTCCCCTGCGCCACCTGCGGCAAAGTTTTCAAGTTCCAGTCGCTGTTGAACAATCACGCGGCCGTGCACAGCGACGAGCGGCCGCACGCCTGCGACTTCTGCCCGCGCCGCTTCCGCCGTCTCGGCCACCTTAAGAGGCACCGACGGGTGGTCCACCGCGACGGCGCCCGCCTGCCGCAGACCTTCGTGTGTCACATCTGCGGCAAGGACAAGAAGTGCCGCTCGCAGCTGGCGCGCCACGTCATCATCCACACGGGCGAGCGCCCCTTCGCCTGCGACCTGTGCGCCGCGCGTTTCAATCGCCTCGGCAACCTGAGGCAGCACAGGAAGCGCGTGCACGGCGTGGACCGCCCGCCCGAAGACggcgagccgccgccgccgccgctcttcCAAGACCTCGACCTCGACGTTGACCTCGCCTTCAAACGAGAAGAGGTTGTGGCTGTGCCCGCGGGTGACCCATAA